One Triticum dicoccoides isolate Atlit2015 ecotype Zavitan chromosome 5B, WEW_v2.0, whole genome shotgun sequence genomic window carries:
- the LOC119309132 gene encoding uncharacterized protein LOC119309132 codes for MSKAITFDQLDYSRSIRNAGWTTLILDPIIDGLQFTQVLMDGGSDLILLYPDTIRKLGIDPTKIRHSRTSFKGVTPGPYAKCTGSLPLEVVFGSPDNFRREKLIFHVAPFKSSHQALLGREAFARFNAIPHYASLTLKMPGPRGIISLKGHSRPRTRLDESGTNKLGAP; via the coding sequence atgtcaaaagcaATTACTTTTGACCAACTGGACTATTCCAGGAGTATTCGAAACGCGGGATGGActactctgatattggatcctataatcgacggactacaatttacacaagtcctaatggatggcggtagcgatttaatcctgctatatccggacacaatccgcaagttggggatagaccctactaaaatccgccatagccgcacttccttcaaaggagtgacgccaggcccttacgccaagtgcacgggctccttaccactagaagttgtgttcggatcacccgacaacttccgtcgcgaaaagctaatcttccatgtcgccccattcaaaagtagccatcaagcactgttgggacgtgaagctttcgcccgctttaacgcaataccgcactacgcgtctcttacacttaaaatgcccggtccacgcggcatcatctcattaaaaggtcattcaagaccccggacacggctagacgagtccggcacaaataaactaggggctccctag